One Megasphaera vaginalis (ex Bordigoni et al. 2020) DNA window includes the following coding sequences:
- a CDS encoding cyclodeaminase/cyclohydrolase family protein — protein MKTVLLQDCSDCKRPFGKAVIEEFLAATSSAEPVPGGGGIAALTAASAAALLEMVANLTVHKKGCEKVAPLLTATAAEAASLRRQYIAAIDADGEAFAAVLTALRINKAEISRSERVQAAFRHAAEVPLALGVSVYDLLSLAVQVVRYGNVWVITDGVIGAMNARAAMRSAFYSVRINLKSIDDEDFVRKTCQLMEETERKAALLEAEIERVYRERQ, from the coding sequence ATGAAAACGGTGTTATTACAGGATTGTTCTGATTGTAAGAGGCCTTTTGGCAAAGCGGTAATCGAAGAGTTTTTGGCAGCGACGTCCTCGGCGGAGCCGGTTCCGGGCGGCGGCGGCATTGCCGCTTTAACGGCGGCTTCAGCAGCGGCGCTTTTGGAAATGGTAGCCAATTTGACTGTTCATAAAAAAGGCTGTGAAAAGGTTGCGCCGCTGTTGACGGCGACAGCGGCGGAGGCTGCCTCCTTGAGGCGGCAATACATAGCCGCCATTGATGCGGACGGCGAAGCGTTTGCCGCCGTTTTGACGGCCTTGCGCATCAATAAGGCAGAGATATCCCGGTCGGAACGGGTACAGGCTGCCTTTCGCCACGCTGCGGAAGTTCCCTTGGCATTAGGCGTCAGTGTGTATGATTTACTGTCCTTGGCGGTGCAGGTCGTGCGATACGGCAATGTCTGGGTCATTACGGATGGCGTTATCGGCGCCATGAATGCGCGGGCCGCCATGCGTTCGGCCTTTTACAGCGTCCGCATTAATTTAAAATCCATTGACGATGAAGATTTTGTGCGGAAAACCTGTCAGCTTATGGAAGAGACGGAACGAAAGGCAGCGTTGTTGGAAGCGGAAATTGAACGTGTTTACCGGGAAAGGCAATGA
- a CDS encoding formate--tetrahydrofolate ligase produces the protein MEKVLSDIQIAQRTTLEPITSIAEKVGLTADDLELYGKYKAKISFDAIRRLSKNRDGKLVLVTAINPTPAGEGKSMTTIGLAQALNRMGHKTIVAMREPSLGPVFGIKGGAAGGGYSQVLPMEDINLHFTGDMHAITAANNLLAAAIDNHVHQGNSLRIDIRRVVWKRVMDMNDRALRNVVVAMGGTVCGFPREDHFMITVASEIMAVLCLAEDLMDLKRRMANIIVAYDLDGQPVRAGDLGVAGAMAILMKDAIKPNLVQTTENTPALVHGGPFANIAHGCNSVVATKLAMKMGEITVTEAGFGADLGGEKFMDIKCRFAGIKPDAVVLVATIRALKMHGGVKKSDLQVEDVAALEKGFANLAKHIENMRKFDVPVLVSINRFLTDTPAEIEKLTDLCRAYGVDVSLGDCWAQGGAGGLDMGEKVLALMAAPKKPYKPLYEATESIAKKLETIVREIYGGDGVIFESRAKKQVEELERLGLDKMPVCVAKTQYSLSDNADLLGAPTGFTVTVKDVRVCTGAGFIVCETGNIMTMPGLPKVPAANRMDIDENGVITGLF, from the coding sequence ATGGAAAAAGTATTGAGTGATATTCAAATCGCGCAACGGACAACGTTGGAACCGATTACGAGCATTGCGGAAAAAGTGGGCTTGACGGCAGATGATTTGGAATTATACGGTAAATACAAGGCAAAGATATCCTTTGACGCGATTCGACGCCTGTCCAAAAACCGGGACGGTAAATTGGTCTTGGTAACGGCAATCAATCCGACACCGGCCGGTGAAGGAAAGTCGATGACGACGATCGGCCTGGCGCAGGCGCTGAATCGCATGGGACATAAGACGATCGTCGCCATGCGCGAGCCGTCTCTCGGCCCCGTTTTCGGGATTAAGGGCGGCGCCGCCGGCGGCGGCTATTCGCAAGTATTGCCGATGGAGGATATCAATCTCCACTTTACCGGCGATATGCATGCCATTACAGCGGCCAATAACCTGCTTGCAGCAGCTATTGATAATCACGTCCATCAGGGAAACTCCCTGCGCATTGATATCCGCCGGGTCGTCTGGAAACGCGTCATGGATATGAATGATCGCGCGCTGCGTAATGTTGTCGTCGCTATGGGGGGAACCGTTTGCGGCTTTCCCAGAGAAGACCACTTCATGATTACCGTCGCTTCGGAAATTATGGCCGTCCTTTGCCTGGCGGAAGATCTGATGGATCTGAAGCGGCGCATGGCGAATATTATCGTCGCCTACGATTTGGACGGGCAGCCTGTTCGGGCCGGCGATCTCGGTGTTGCCGGCGCCATGGCTATTTTGATGAAAGACGCCATCAAGCCCAATCTCGTGCAGACGACGGAAAATACACCGGCGCTGGTTCATGGCGGTCCTTTTGCCAATATTGCGCACGGCTGCAATTCCGTCGTAGCGACGAAACTGGCCATGAAGATGGGGGAAATCACGGTTACCGAAGCCGGTTTCGGCGCCGATCTGGGCGGCGAAAAATTTATGGACATTAAATGCCGGTTTGCCGGTATTAAACCGGATGCCGTCGTGCTCGTAGCAACAATTCGGGCTTTGAAAATGCATGGCGGTGTGAAAAAAAGCGATTTGCAAGTGGAAGATGTGGCCGCTCTGGAAAAAGGGTTTGCCAATCTGGCCAAGCATATTGAAAATATGCGCAAATTTGATGTTCCCGTTCTGGTCAGCATCAACCGCTTCTTGACCGATACGCCGGCGGAAATTGAAAAATTGACCGATCTTTGCCGCGCTTACGGCGTTGATGTCAGTTTGGGCGATTGCTGGGCGCAAGGCGGCGCCGGCGGACTGGATATGGGTGAAAAGGTACTGGCGCTCATGGCGGCACCGAAGAAACCGTATAAACCGCTTTATGAAGCAACGGAATCTATTGCCAAAAAATTGGAAACGATCGTCAGGGAAATTTATGGCGGTGACGGCGTCATCTTTGAAAGCAGAGCGAAGAAACAAGTGGAAGAATTGGAAAGACTGGGGCTGGACAAAATGCCTGTCTGTGTAGCGAAAACGCAGTATTCCTTATCGGATAATGCCGATCTGCTTGGCGCGCCGACAGGATTTACCGTTACGGTCAAAGATGTGCGCGTCTGCACGGGCGCAGGGTTTATTGTTTGTGAAACGGGAAATATTATGACTATGCCGGGCTTACCAAAGGTGCCGGCGGCGAATCGGATGGATATTGATGAAAACGGTGTTATTACAGGATTGTTCTGA
- a CDS encoding ferritin — protein MLDNKVKELINKQINQEFYSSYLYLAFANFYYDKGLDGFAHWYDVQAQEEHDHAMLMRTYLHNNGESVTFEAIEKPSLACNDIIDPMKAAYAHEQYVTHLINEIYRAADEVHDYRTMQCFDWFVKEQGEEEKNADGLIKKYELFGSDPKGLYALNQELLGRTYAAPTLVL, from the coding sequence ATGTTGGATAACAAAGTAAAAGAGCTTATTAACAAACAGATCAATCAGGAATTTTATTCTTCGTACCTGTATTTGGCATTCGCCAACTTTTATTACGATAAAGGACTCGACGGGTTTGCTCATTGGTACGATGTGCAGGCGCAGGAAGAACACGATCATGCGATGCTGATGCGTACATATCTGCATAATAACGGTGAATCCGTGACGTTTGAGGCGATTGAAAAACCGTCTTTGGCCTGTAACGATATCATCGATCCGATGAAGGCCGCTTATGCCCATGAACAATATGTCACGCATCTGATCAATGAAATTTACAGAGCTGCCGACGAGGTTCACGATTATCGTACGATGCAATGCTTCGACTGGTTCGTCAAAGAGCAGGGAGAGGAAGAAAAGAATGCCGACGGGCTGATCAAAAAATACGAACTTTTCGGTTCCGATCCGAAGGGGCTGTACGCGCTGAATCAGGAATTGCTCGGCCGTACGTATGCAGCGCCGACGTTGGTTCTGTAA
- the aspS gene encoding aspartate--tRNA ligase: MDTMEGLSRSHYCTAVSEADTGKEVVLCGWVERRRDHGGLIFIDLRDRTGIVQVVASPDYAEEAFKKAEQVRNEYVLAIRGIVRLRDAETVNPKMATGTIEIRCEEMRVLNLSKTPPFYIEDHIDVDEKIRLKYRYLDLRRPEMQNNLIMRHRVKHAMREFLNSRGFIDIETPELCKSTPEGARDYLVPSRVNDGKFYALPQSPQIFKQLLMISGMDRYYQIARCFRDEDLRADRQPEFTQLDLEMSFMSQEDILQLTEAMICHVFQAVLGHEIKRPIRRITWDYAMENYGSDKPDLRFDMKFHDITALVKDTEFKVFRSVIENGGQVKAINVKGYSQIPRRELDGLVEYVATYGAKGLAWICFTPDGLKSQVKKFLGEDTLQAIGRECGSETGDLVLMIADKPSVVAASLGELRKEMARRTNCIREDEFVFTWVVDFPMFEYSEEEKRYVAMHHPFTAIRDEDLDKLETDPGHVYAKAYDLVLNGVELGGGSLRIYQPELQQRVFKAIGLTEEEAEQKFGFLLRAFEYGAPPHGGLAFGLDRMIMLMLKRKSIRDVIAFPKTQNAIDPMSEAPSPVTPKQLHELHIQIEEELVKK; encoded by the coding sequence ATGGATACAATGGAAGGTTTAAGTCGTTCGCATTATTGTACGGCCGTTTCGGAAGCCGATACGGGTAAAGAAGTCGTTCTTTGCGGTTGGGTGGAACGTCGCCGCGATCACGGCGGCTTGATTTTTATCGACTTGCGTGACCGCACGGGCATCGTGCAGGTCGTCGCTTCGCCTGATTATGCCGAAGAAGCGTTCAAAAAAGCGGAACAGGTGCGTAACGAATACGTGTTGGCCATTCGCGGCATCGTCCGCCTGCGTGACGCTGAAACGGTAAATCCCAAGATGGCGACTGGCACGATCGAAATCCGCTGCGAAGAAATGCGCGTGCTGAATCTGTCCAAAACACCGCCCTTCTATATTGAAGATCATATCGATGTCGACGAAAAAATCCGCTTGAAATATCGCTACCTCGACTTGCGTCGCCCGGAAATGCAGAACAATTTGATTATGCGGCATCGCGTTAAACATGCTATGCGTGAATTTCTCAACAGTCGCGGCTTTATCGATATCGAAACGCCGGAATTGTGCAAGAGCACTCCGGAGGGAGCACGTGATTATCTCGTGCCCAGTCGCGTCAATGACGGCAAGTTTTACGCATTGCCGCAGTCCCCGCAGATTTTCAAACAGCTGCTGATGATTTCCGGTATGGATCGTTATTATCAGATCGCTCGCTGTTTTCGCGACGAAGACCTGAGAGCCGACAGGCAGCCTGAATTTACGCAGCTTGACCTGGAAATGTCCTTCATGAGTCAAGAAGATATTCTCCAGCTGACGGAAGCTATGATTTGCCATGTTTTCCAAGCCGTTTTGGGTCATGAAATCAAGCGGCCGATCCGACGGATCACCTGGGATTATGCAATGGAAAATTACGGCTCAGATAAGCCGGATCTCCGTTTCGACATGAAATTTCACGATATTACGGCGCTCGTCAAAGATACGGAATTCAAAGTTTTCCGCAGCGTGATTGAAAACGGCGGTCAGGTTAAGGCGATTAATGTTAAGGGATATTCACAGATACCGCGCCGCGAACTGGACGGACTGGTAGAATACGTTGCCACCTACGGCGCCAAAGGACTGGCCTGGATCTGCTTTACGCCGGACGGCTTGAAATCACAGGTTAAGAAGTTCCTCGGTGAAGACACGCTTCAGGCTATCGGCAGAGAATGCGGGTCCGAAACGGGCGACTTGGTGTTGATGATTGCCGACAAACCTTCTGTCGTCGCGGCTTCTTTAGGAGAATTGCGTAAGGAAATGGCACGCCGTACGAACTGTATCCGTGAAGATGAATTTGTTTTTACCTGGGTCGTCGACTTCCCCATGTTCGAATATAGTGAAGAAGAAAAACGGTATGTCGCCATGCACCACCCGTTTACAGCTATTCGTGACGAAGATCTGGACAAGTTGGAAACCGATCCCGGCCACGTTTATGCCAAGGCCTATGACCTCGTTCTCAACGGCGTAGAATTGGGCGGCGGTTCATTGCGTATTTATCAGCCGGAACTGCAACAGCGCGTTTTTAAAGCTATCGGCCTGACGGAAGAAGAAGCGGAACAGAAATTCGGCTTCTTGCTCCGTGCCTTTGAATATGGCGCGCCGCCGCATGGCGGTTTGGCTTTCGGCTTGGATCGGATGATCATGCTGATGCTGAAACGTAAATCCATTCGCGATGTCATCGCTTTCCCGAAAACGCAGAATGCTATCGATCCGATGAGTGAAGCGCCGTCACCGGTTACGCCGAAACAGCTTCATGAATTACATATTCAGATAGAAGAAGAGTTAGTCAAAAAATAA
- the hisS gene encoding histidine--tRNA ligase — MAITAPRGTQDFLPEQTAEWQILEAKIRQICSLYGFGEIRTPIFESTELFLRGIGETTDVVTKEMYTFDDRGGRSMTLRPENTASVVRAFLEHKLYGDPKIHKFYYMGPMFRHDRPQAGRYRQFNQFGVEEIGSKDPAVDAEIIAMAFQLFHELGLNDLVLHLNSVGCPKCRPVYRQKLLDFFADKREMLCDDCNARLEKNPLRVLDCKEDGEKMMALGVPQLTENLCDDCKTHFTAVQAYLTKIGIPFILDPQLVRGLDYYTNTAFEIMYAPLGAQSTICGGGRYDGLIAEVGGPSTPGIGFAIGMERLLLTLKEQGLLPPVPENKPVFIVALGNAAKTIAFGWQQELRRRGIYAEIDVMGRSMKGQMKAANKLGAAYTVIIGEEEMTVQTAQIRNMETKAQDSVAFDDIVAYVEAHKKG; from the coding sequence ATGGCAATTACTGCACCGCGGGGTACGCAGGATTTCCTGCCGGAGCAGACGGCGGAATGGCAGATCCTGGAAGCGAAGATCCGGCAAATTTGCAGCCTCTACGGCTTCGGCGAGATCCGTACACCTATATTTGAGAGTACCGAGCTCTTTCTGCGCGGTATCGGCGAGACGACCGATGTCGTCACGAAAGAAATGTACACCTTTGATGATCGCGGCGGAAGGAGCATGACGTTGCGGCCTGAGAATACGGCCTCCGTCGTTCGCGCTTTTCTGGAGCACAAACTATATGGCGATCCGAAAATTCATAAATTCTATTACATGGGTCCCATGTTTCGTCATGATCGGCCGCAGGCGGGGAGATATCGGCAGTTTAACCAGTTCGGCGTCGAAGAGATCGGTTCGAAGGACCCGGCCGTCGATGCCGAGATTATTGCCATGGCTTTTCAGCTTTTTCATGAACTGGGATTGAACGACTTGGTTCTCCATTTGAATTCCGTCGGCTGTCCCAAATGCCGCCCTGTTTATCGTCAGAAACTGTTGGATTTCTTTGCCGATAAAAGGGAGATGCTTTGTGACGACTGCAACGCCCGCTTGGAAAAAAATCCGCTTCGCGTTCTTGATTGCAAGGAAGACGGCGAAAAAATGATGGCTCTCGGCGTGCCGCAATTGACAGAAAATCTTTGTGACGATTGCAAAACGCACTTTACCGCTGTTCAGGCGTATTTGACGAAGATCGGCATTCCGTTTATCCTGGATCCGCAGTTGGTTCGGGGCCTCGACTATTATACGAATACGGCTTTTGAAATCATGTATGCCCCCCTCGGCGCGCAAAGCACGATCTGCGGCGGCGGCCGCTACGACGGCCTGATCGCCGAAGTGGGCGGGCCGTCGACGCCGGGTATCGGCTTTGCCATCGGCATGGAACGATTGCTGCTCACGTTGAAAGAGCAAGGTCTGCTGCCGCCGGTTCCGGAAAATAAACCGGTCTTTATCGTTGCCTTGGGGAATGCCGCTAAGACGATAGCCTTCGGCTGGCAGCAAGAATTGCGCCGCCGCGGTATTTATGCCGAGATCGACGTTATGGGGCGGAGCATGAAGGGGCAGATGAAAGCGGCTAATAAATTGGGCGCCGCTTACACGGTCATTATCGGTGAAGAGGAAATGACGGTGCAGACGGCACAGATTCGCAATATGGAAACAAAGGCGCAGGACAGTGTTGCTTTTGATGATATCGTTGCTTACGTAGAAGCACATAAGAAGGGATGA
- the hemZ gene encoding coproporphyrinogen dehydrogenase HemZ, which yields MPDRRESYTYRGPETYHSHVGQIMACLGYSGGHEPRTVGAQVVIEESGGNCRLCCRFLQAGAVAERQALLTARRERQEMKDYLLQWHRDIYHLPLSPWGSLIGVRPTKLVHHILDSGVSPQAAVGRLQETYGVAEKTASELVKMALLQRPYVTNRQRRAAVYVSIPYCSSHCLYCSFPSRLIGGEEPSHLAGFLARLEADGAAAAALCREFALTVDAVYVGGGTPTCLPLPLLERLLRILQPLVTAATEWTVEAGRPDTATAEKLQLLKRYGVNRISVNPQTMQQPLLDLLGRRHRIEDIYTMMALCKKLAFPVINMDFIAGLPRQTPENMQENMEIVCQLGPENVTIHTLALKKGAPLFHHDLRRAIGTAEAVTAMVDYCREKLQRAGYVPYYLYRQKYMAAGLANIGYALPGAIGRYNIEMMEERQTVIGIGPGSASKFISPTSNRMEKLYMPKDITRYGQILAAQLEERRRLCTVVYGGEDR from the coding sequence ATGCCTGATCGGCGCGAGTCCTATACCTACAGGGGGCCTGAAACGTATCATTCCCATGTCGGACAGATCATGGCCTGTCTGGGGTATAGCGGCGGTCATGAGCCGCGTACTGTCGGCGCGCAGGTCGTCATTGAGGAAAGCGGCGGCAACTGCCGTCTCTGTTGCCGCTTTCTCCAGGCAGGCGCCGTTGCGGAGCGGCAGGCCTTACTGACGGCACGGCGGGAGCGGCAGGAAATGAAAGATTATCTGCTGCAATGGCATCGCGACATTTATCATTTGCCGCTGTCACCGTGGGGATCTTTGATCGGTGTACGGCCTACCAAACTGGTACATCATATTTTGGACAGCGGCGTTTCACCGCAAGCGGCTGTTGGCCGTTTACAGGAGACCTATGGCGTTGCGGAAAAAACGGCTTCCGAATTGGTGAAAATGGCGCTTCTGCAGCGTCCCTATGTAACGAACCGGCAGCGCAGGGCAGCCGTTTACGTCAGTATTCCCTACTGTTCCAGCCATTGCTTGTACTGTTCTTTTCCGTCACGGCTGATCGGCGGCGAAGAGCCTTCGCATTTGGCTGGCTTTCTGGCGCGGCTGGAAGCGGATGGGGCTGCTGCCGCCGCTTTATGCCGCGAGTTTGCTCTTACTGTCGATGCCGTCTATGTCGGCGGCGGGACGCCGACGTGTTTGCCGCTGCCGCTTCTGGAGCGGTTATTGCGAATTTTGCAGCCCTTGGTGACGGCGGCGACGGAATGGACGGTGGAAGCGGGTCGGCCCGATACGGCGACGGCAGAGAAGTTGCAGTTGCTGAAGCGATACGGTGTCAATCGGATCAGCGTCAATCCGCAGACCATGCAACAACCGCTCTTGGATCTGCTGGGACGGCGGCATCGGATAGAAGACATATACACCATGATGGCTTTGTGCAAAAAACTTGCTTTTCCTGTGATCAATATGGATTTTATTGCCGGTTTGCCGCGACAGACGCCGGAAAATATGCAGGAGAATATGGAAATCGTTTGCCAATTGGGGCCCGAAAATGTTACAATTCATACGTTAGCATTAAAAAAGGGCGCTCCGTTATTTCATCACGACTTGCGCCGCGCTATCGGCACGGCGGAGGCGGTGACGGCAATGGTAGACTATTGCCGGGAGAAATTGCAACGTGCCGGCTATGTACCGTATTATCTGTATCGGCAGAAATACATGGCCGCCGGTTTGGCCAATATCGGGTACGCATTGCCGGGAGCGATCGGTCGTTACAATATTGAGATGATGGAAGAACGGCAGACCGTCATCGGCATCGGGCCGGGCAGCGCCAGCAAATTTATTTCCCCGACATCGAACCGGATGGAAAAGCTTTACATGCCTAAAGATATTACACGTTACGGGCAGATACTTGCGGCGCAGCTTGAAGAGCGCCGTCGTTTGTGTACCGTCGTATATGGAGGAGAGGATAGATAA
- a CDS encoding Fur family transcriptional regulator, which translates to MMKRMKDKIKDKKYKMTSQRQVVLRAFVESSARHLSAEDVFEIVKKVAPDIGLATVYRTLDLFTEMDLLKKLDFDDGCSRYELNDCEEDGHFHHHLICLSCGKVWECKDDLLETLETILQKRLHFHTVDHQLKVYGYCEECEKKRQADGLDKETADA; encoded by the coding sequence ATGATGAAGCGCATGAAGGACAAAATTAAGGATAAAAAATACAAAATGACGTCACAGCGGCAAGTCGTGCTTCGCGCTTTTGTTGAAAGTTCGGCCCGTCACTTGAGTGCTGAAGATGTTTTTGAAATCGTCAAAAAAGTTGCGCCCGATATCGGCTTGGCGACCGTATACCGCACGCTCGATCTTTTTACGGAAATGGATCTGTTGAAAAAGCTCGATTTTGACGACGGCTGCAGCCGCTATGAATTGAACGACTGCGAAGAAGACGGCCATTTTCATCATCACCTGATTTGTCTCAGCTGCGGCAAGGTTTGGGAATGCAAGGACGATTTGCTGGAAACGTTGGAAACGATTTTGCAGAAACGCCTTCATTTCCACACAGTCGATCATCAGCTGAAAGTTTACGGCTATTGCGAAGAATGTGAAAAAAAGCGGCAAGCTGACGGACTTGATAAGGAAACGGCGGATGCCTGA
- a CDS encoding AI-2E family transporter, with translation MTAYKEAQFWLRVVLAVFAVALFLSVHAVYWPVVVSLIITFVLIPVRDGIGKGLKKITKRDVPVGVSIILSFAVLLLTLFIITNIILRPLLAQVNLLAANFNTIVNQMAALVTQLENEQTQFYVPDQVKAVINDTFVKISNYGIDGIRDLIRSIFVIAGTVVEFFVVPFITFYFMKDGKKMVNSFIAIYPPGYTAHIRQVFIEIHHVLSRYIRGQLLMSCIIATLTFCGMWFMGVPYPMVIGLLAAVTEWIPIIGPIIGAVPAVLLGATVDLPLAVKVLVFYVVVQQMDSHLIMPQVMGAVISIHPVVIMISLLVGGTLFGVTGMVLAVPITAVLQIIGKHLWFYNSYKEKADDSCGKNERRSPGTDDEAHEGQN, from the coding sequence ATGACGGCCTATAAGGAAGCTCAATTCTGGCTGCGCGTCGTACTCGCCGTTTTTGCCGTTGCACTCTTCCTGTCGGTTCATGCCGTTTACTGGCCCGTTGTCGTATCGCTGATCATCACGTTCGTCTTGATTCCTGTCCGGGACGGTATCGGCAAGGGGCTGAAAAAGATAACGAAGCGGGATGTACCTGTCGGTGTGTCTATCATTCTTTCCTTTGCCGTACTGCTTTTGACCCTGTTCATTATTACCAACATTATTTTGCGGCCGCTCCTGGCGCAGGTCAATTTACTGGCCGCCAATTTCAATACCATCGTCAATCAGATGGCGGCCTTGGTCACACAGTTGGAAAATGAGCAGACGCAGTTCTATGTGCCTGATCAGGTGAAAGCCGTTATCAACGACACCTTTGTCAAGATCAGCAATTACGGTATTGACGGCATTCGCGATCTGATCAGGTCCATTTTCGTCATTGCCGGTACTGTCGTCGAGTTTTTTGTCGTACCTTTCATTACCTTCTATTTCATGAAAGACGGCAAGAAGATGGTCAATTCCTTTATCGCCATTTATCCGCCCGGCTATACGGCTCATATCCGACAGGTCTTCATTGAGATACATCACGTCCTGAGCCGGTATATTCGCGGTCAGCTGCTGATGAGCTGCATCATTGCGACGCTGACATTTTGCGGTATGTGGTTCATGGGCGTGCCCTATCCTATGGTTATCGGTCTTCTGGCGGCTGTCACGGAATGGATACCGATCATCGGTCCGATTATCGGCGCCGTTCCGGCAGTTTTGCTCGGCGCAACCGTCGATTTGCCATTGGCTGTGAAGGTACTCGTTTTTTATGTCGTTGTCCAGCAAATGGACAGTCACTTGATCATGCCGCAAGTTATGGGGGCCGTTATCAGCATCCATCCCGTTGTCATCATGATCTCTCTTCTCGTAGGCGGGACGCTCTTCGGCGTGACGGGAATGGTTTTGGCCGTTCCGATAACGGCGGTTCTCCAAATTATAGGCAAGCACTTATGGTTTTATAATTCATACAAAGAAAAGGCAGATGATTCCTGTGGAAAAAACGAAAGAAGAAGTCCTGGAACTGATGATGAAGCGCATGAAGGACAAAATTAA
- a CDS encoding MBL fold metallo-hydrolase, which produces MSMKYEMMMLGPIMTNCYVVYDDATKEAMVVDPAWDYQAIDAALREKSLTLKLIFLTHGHADHIGALQELRIRKNVPVYVGAGDVALISNSHNNLSAFMGKPIECESPDYIVHDGDTITLGTLTFTAYETPGHTPGGISLYGEGVVFSGDTLFQYSIGRTDLYGGSAATLLDSINTKLMALPDETVVLPGHGPATTIGKERLNNPFLDGSW; this is translated from the coding sequence ATGTCAATGAAATATGAAATGATGATGCTCGGACCGATTATGACGAATTGTTACGTCGTTTACGACGATGCGACGAAAGAAGCGATGGTTGTTGATCCGGCATGGGATTACCAGGCAATTGACGCCGCGTTGCGGGAAAAGTCGTTAACGTTAAAATTGATTTTTCTGACGCACGGTCATGCCGATCATATCGGCGCGCTGCAGGAACTGCGGATACGGAAAAATGTTCCCGTCTATGTCGGCGCCGGCGATGTGGCGCTTATTTCCAATTCACATAATAATTTATCTGCTTTTATGGGCAAGCCCATTGAATGTGAATCGCCTGATTATATCGTGCATGACGGGGATACAATTACGTTGGGGACCTTGACGTTTACGGCCTATGAAACGCCTGGGCATACACCGGGCGGAATCAGCTTATACGGCGAAGGCGTTGTCTTTTCCGGCGATACGCTCTTTCAATATTCCATCGGCCGGACCGATCTGTACGGCGGTTCGGCGGCTACGCTATTGGACAGCATCAATACGAAGCTGATGGCTTTGCCTGATGAGACTGTCGTTCTGCCTGGACACGGGCCGGCGACGACAATCGGCAAAGAGCGGCTGAACAACCCGTTCCTGGATGGGAGCTGGTAA
- the dtd gene encoding D-aminoacyl-tRNA deacylase, producing the protein MRAVVQRTLQSSVTSAGELVGTAAHGLTVLLGVAREDGPADAAYLAEKIVNLRIFEDNKGKMNRSLLDFGGEMLVVSQFTLCGDARRGRRPSFTEAAAPELAELLYTDFVRHVERQGITVGTGRFRTEMVVSLENDGPVTILLDSRKTF; encoded by the coding sequence ATGCGGGCAGTAGTACAACGGACCTTACAGTCGTCCGTCACGTCGGCGGGGGAACTGGTCGGGACGGCGGCGCATGGCTTGACCGTGCTTCTCGGCGTAGCCAGGGAAGATGGGCCGGCAGATGCGGCATACTTGGCGGAAAAAATAGTTAACTTGCGGATATTTGAAGACAATAAGGGAAAGATGAACCGCTCGTTGTTGGATTTTGGCGGAGAAATGCTCGTCGTATCGCAATTTACGCTTTGCGGTGATGCGCGTCGTGGCAGACGGCCGAGTTTTACGGAAGCGGCGGCTCCGGAGTTGGCGGAATTACTGTATACCGATTTTGTTCGCCACGTAGAACGGCAAGGCATCACCGTCGGCACAGGCAGGTTCCGGACGGAAATGGTCGTGTCGCTGGAAAATGACGGCCCGGTGACGATTTTGCTGGATAGTCGGAAAACTTTTTAG